From one Lycium ferocissimum isolate CSIRO_LF1 chromosome 7, AGI_CSIRO_Lferr_CH_V1, whole genome shotgun sequence genomic stretch:
- the LOC132062530 gene encoding protein DMP2-like, with the protein MAKASSTLKDKTLNGLGNLIRLLPTGTVFMYQFLNPILTNNGHCTIINKYLSGILIALCGFSCGFSCFTDSYTDNDGATRYGIATMKGLSPTSSSVDTSSYKIGVGDFVHAFFTIVVFGVVTILDRNTVDCFFPAFESTQKMLIMVLPPAVGAISSVVFMVFPNKRHGIGYPPTSQDN; encoded by the coding sequence ATGGCAAAAGCTAGTTCTACCTTGAAGGACAAGACCTTAAATGGCCTTGGCAATCTCATAAGACTCCTCCCAACAGGAACAGTCTTCATGTACCAATTCCTAAACCCTATTCTCACAAACAATGGCCATTGCACAATTATAAACAAATACCTATCAGGCATACTCATTGCCCTTTGTGGATTCTCTTGTGGATTTTCTTGCTTCACCGATAGTTACACTGACAACGACGGCGCCACCCGTTATGGCATAGCCACAATGAAGGGGCTTTCGCCAACATCTTCATCGGTGGACACAAGTTCCTACAAAATCGGAGTTGGTGACTTTGTACATGCATTTTTTACTATAGTTGTTTTTGGGGTTGTGACTATTTTGGACCGGAACACGGTGGATTGTTTCTTTCCGGCGTTCGAGTCGACGCAAAAGATGTTGATTATGGTGTTGCCACCGGCTGTGGGTGCCATTTCTAGTGTTGTGTTTATGGTGTTTCCTAATAAGCGTCATGGTATAGGGTACCCTCCAACTAGCCAAGATAACTAA